Within the Epinephelus lanceolatus isolate andai-2023 chromosome 9, ASM4190304v1, whole genome shotgun sequence genome, the region aaatatgaatgaggatagtgacagtgagacactggctacagttgcattagtagcagtggtggaaaaacTGCACTTGTGTAAATAAGAGTGTGTGAAATAAAAGTTACTGATTCTGTTTAGTTCACATATAAATTTGATAGATTGTATGACACCTTTAACCTATCCAAATGTTTTCCAGCAGGTTGTGTTAACACCTCCATCATACTATAAATGATGATGTAAATGATTTATAAAATGATCACTGCAAAGTCGTGTGAACTAAAAGTGGGCTAAAAGTGTAACCATTCAGACACTTTCCCTCTGTGGTTTTCACCCTCACCTCAGGGAGAAGTTGCTGATATCCATAAATCtctgtggtgtttgttggaATGGATATGATCAAATTAAACTCTGCTGTGTCCTCTGTTCATGCAGTATTTCCACATGTGTGGAAATAACGATAATAAGACTATTCCACATGAAACTAGCTACTTCAGCAGTCACTATTAAAGCATTTACACATTAGCATCACCAAGAAAAGCACGTTTTCAAACTGCCAGAATGGCAACAGTTACAGACTGTGACGTCAGCAATATCACCCAGTGCACTACATGGTCACCAGTGATCCAAACACATGTCCATATTTATCACATCCTGTTGAGCAAGTCATGTCTGATTCAGGGAATTCCCCTCAAACCacagaaaagaggaaacaaaatgaaactgaaacacTATCAATAATTCAGCCAGTCAGCAAAAACGGGATGTTTTTCCACTATTTTTTCAAGCAGAGCAAGAGTTTAGTGGGAATTCATTAGAATAGACCCTTGAGGTTagaggattttttaaaatttaatttcaacTACCTCATTATCTGAAAGATGCCTTTTGGTATATGTATTAATGTAAATACATGATTTCCCACTCAGATACATAGAATAATACCTATCTTATGACGCAATCACCATCTTTGTGTGTTTCCAGGTCTTATCTTGTGTTCACTCCAGATGCAAATACAACAGTTTGCACAAGTGAGTTAAATGTAAAGTCAGTGTAAAGATGCCATgagatgacattttttattcccATGGGACGACGTGATTGATGCGACCAATGCAAACAATGCGAAATGTGTGAATTGAGCTGCACTAATGAGGCAAGTAGTACGATTTTGCATCATATGTTCATTcgagagagaaaaaaaccctGCACTTTAGCAACCTATTCTTGTcctgatagccaatcagcatcgAGATTCTCCAGGCACATATGATGCTGTGGACATACCGGTGGAAGTTCATTTATTGATTCAGCAATTTCATGTGCTTATGATGTGAGTTATTCGCGTATGAAgaaaatcaacacaaaatatcCATCCGTCCATTTTCAACTGTTTATCTGAAGCTGGATCGCGGGGGCAgtaggctgagcaaagtattccagacgtccaTCTCCCTAGCAATGCCTTCCAGCtactcctgggggaccccgaggcatACCCAGGCCAGATGATATATAtgatccctccagcgtgttctgagTCTACcgcggggcctcctaccagttggagtTTCTCAGACCACCAccgggaggtgcccaggaggcatcctgatcagatgcccgaaccacctcaactgcggctttcaacacaaaggagcagcggctcaactccaagctccctctggatgtccgagctccttaccctatctctaaggctgagcccagtcgCCCCGTGGAGGAAACATATTTCGGTCGCTTGTACCTGCAACCTCAGTCTTTCAGCAGGGAAACAAAATATTCTCGCATTCAAACTCATGCAAGTAACGCAACATAAACATTCCCATcatgtttggtgtgaacacaacattagacagtcattcatgttttcatttaacaAATTGTTGTATGCAAGAATTTGGACATCAAAGCTGAAATTAATTGAACTGATTCCCTGAGAGACCTCTCAATTGTATGGATACAATATTACAAGACAAAGCCATTATATACACTTTAAagtttcagtgtgtaggatttaggaggatatgaTAGGAGAAATGGAATGTTATAATAatatttagtgtataatcacctgaaaataggaattgttgtgttttcatgacCTTAGAATGGACAGTTTATATTTACAAAGGGAACAAGTCCTTGTGTACAGAGACTGCCATGTTGCATTGCcatgttttacagtagcccagaatggacaaaccaaacactggcataTTTTTGCGTCGGCCACCTTAGTTACAAGCCCCTTCACAGCgagcagtgttggaaaaacacagattttccaACGCGAACGTGCTTGATTCTGTGTTttaaccagtttaaatcacagaatctgtttggtttggagaggaagagaccaaTGTGGATAATCTGGCTCCCATTAAAAACCTTATGATCTATGAACACTGGAGGAAATCTtatcaggagaagtttcagctggttgaaatctcCAAACCTCACTGCCAGATGCTACTAAATCtttctaaatcttacacactgctcctttaatgttTCTCTGAAACAAAGCCTCTGGAGGAGAAGTGTCTCTGATTCCTGAGAAGCAGGCATGTGAGAGGAAAAAGGAAGGGACAGAGAAAGTGAAAGTCAAACTGGAATGTGAAACCATTGCCTCATACTGCACAGCAGTTCTGTGGCTGTTGACCAGTGTATAAAAGACAGTTCTCCTGTGAGTTGTACATCATCAGGAGTCCAGACTGAAGAAAGACACAGTGTGAGCCATAACCTGTCTACAGCCAACAACTATGAATTCAGCTGTCATCGCCTTTCTCGCCAGCCTGCTTGTCCTCTGTGCACAAGGTACTGTCAACAGTTCAGTGTTCTGTGATTGTTTTGTACTTGTGATAGAGCTGACATCCCACTTTAGTACAACACTTGAACTATTTTCTACATGCTTTCTGTAACTGTATGATAATATGGAGTGTTTTGCTGTAATGCTGCATCTTGGATGCAGCTGAAGAGATGATCAGCAGCTAATAAGGTTGTGTCTTTTCTTCCCACAGGACAACAGGACCTTTCCAGTAAGTGCAAGTGTCACAGTTTTATTGGCAGGATCAGTTCGAAGCTCATCAAGGGAGAACCAGTCATACACAGCCCAAGTAACTTCTGTCCACATACAGAGATTATGTGAGTAAATGAGCTGAATTAAGCCACATTTACCAACATGTCATTCTTCTGCATTTCTTCAGCTTCTCTCTAACAtgcctctctcttctctcctagTATTACAACAACAGCAGATatgaaaaaatgtgttaatcCAAAGTCACCATTCGGACAGCTCattctgaaaaacaaagaaaagtaagAACGGATGGACTGCACTAACTTCAGACAACATAACACAGTGTCCAATATAAAATACTGCTGTGAATGTGTCAGATCTCCATTAATTTTTACTAACAGTGTCATATGTTGTTTCAGGCAGGAGAAGAATGGAGCTGGGAGCATGACAAAGATGACAACGACAACGGCTTCCAGTCAGACTCATACAACGAGACTCCATCAGACATCCAAGCTTTAAGACTCCACCACTGCACTGCAGATGATACACTGGAACTGAAACACTGCTGTTATAATAGAAGGAGCTGATCATGATTACTGCCTCTGACATGTAAACAAGTGTATATAAATGATCAAAATGTTCTCAgtgggcagtcttctgttcgtGCCCTACTAACTTAAATTGTCTTCACGTATGTATATCATGTAAATaatctgtatatattttttaaatatttaaaataaatcacatcTGATTGGACTTTCTGggctctgtgttttgttttcatgtatGTTAACATAATGCAAAGTGATAATGTGCTGACATTCACCAGTTAATATAATGTACTTACAATAACATTGCTGAGTTAACCCTATTACCATCAGCATGCAGTAAGTATTATCATTACACATACAATGtaattcttctgtttttttgcagatgatgcaATTTTATATGCCTCAGGCTCAGACTCACCTTAATTCTGCCTTTGATGCTTTCCAATCATCACTTTGTACAGTAATCATAGACGTCTTTTAAAGGCAGATACAACCAAGTTCATGGTACTCTCCACTTCCACCAATGTCTTTGACTGTCCTGacattaaaactttaaattgtACCCATATTGTGCTCGCTGATTCGTACACACACTCAGGAATCTGGCTTGACAGCAGACTGCTGTTCATGATACATTCaatgtttaattaaaaataataataataaaatcataaaaaatcaAAGGCTGTCTGACTTTTGCTACACtatttttcagtcatttttttctgtctgtactTGATTACAACAACATTTCTGTATGTTCTATACTGTTACAATTCAAgaccctatggactgagctactgctgcccaaGGTCAGTTTACTGTGTCACTTTCAAATGGCAAAAAaacctaaaataaataaataaataaaaaccacaCCGacgtgctaaaaactgcagttccataAATGGCCATCTGAGGCTGGGTTAAAGAGCAAGTCAATCCCATAAAGTGCTGCACggacaatgtttttttcttttcttttgattttgtaGGCCAACCTTGAAGCTTGTCAAGTTCTCTTGTCAACAAGCCAACAGAATTGCTCCACTGGATTTTGGTTTCCAAAGCTTCCAAATTCATGGGTGGGGTATGtatttatgtcgtagaacaaaacattaaagtctTTTGAGCTTGTGTTAATCACAGTCCTTATTTCatgcatctaaccaaaaacccatcaAAAATTCCATTGATTTTCAGATGAGGGACCctgaaatgcaaaaatgctaactcatttccatgTCATAGGACTCATCCCTGCACCTTTCACTAGAAACCCAtcttaaaatgctcaactttacagcagaaataaacatgtgtaCAGCCTGGTAGAAGCTAATTTccacattcatgacaactgtatgggggtaAGTTTTTATATAAGTCACCCTCTTAATTCTTTTTAAGGCtttaagttatgcataattgggggcgtggtcactttgagtgagTGGTGGATGCCGTCCTTTGTCAAGTCGCTACAATGGCGACAACTTTGGTTGGGCAATGTCACCATGGCGTAACCCCAGATTGACAGTTTAggcataaataaaattgaattcaaTTGAACTGAATAACGTTTGCCCTAGCTGTCACcatttaaagcccagttcagaccaaagaccCTTACaatgagacgagttgaaacaggcatctacttgcaatgtgccgttgtgcaacattctaaaaccctgccggttcacaccagtgcaactagatgagatggtatATCAtgtctatgcaacaactctctgtatgactgttctgatttccaggtTTTCAGGCTTTTTTGTggttgaatataatttgtagtttcctaaaatatgaatgaggatagtgacagtgagacactggctacagttgcattagtagcagtggtggaaaaacTGCACTTGTGTAAATAAGAGTGTGTGAAATAAAAGTTACTGATTCTGTTTAGTTCACATATAAATTTGATAGATTGTATGACACCTTTAACCTATCCAAATGTTTTCCAGCAGATTGTGTTAACACCTCCATCATACTATAAATGATGATGTAAATGATTTATAAAATGATCACTGCAAAGTCGTGTGAACTAAAAGTGGGCTAAAAGTGTAACCATTCAGACACTTTCCCTCTGTGGTTTTCACCCTCACCTCAGGGAGAAGTTGCTGATATCCATAAATCtctgtggtgtttgttggaATGGATATGATCAAATTAAACTCTGCTGTGTCCTCTGTTCATGCAGTATTTCCACATGTGTGGAAATAACGATAATAAGACTATTCCACATGAAACTAGCTACTTCAGCAGTCACTATTAAAGCATTTACACATTAGCATCACCAAGAAAAGCACGTTTTCAAACTGCCAGAATGGCAACAGTTACAGACTGTGACGTCAGCAATATCACCCAGTGCACTACATGGTCACCAGTGATCCAAACACATGTCCATATTTATCACATCCTGTTGAGCAAGTCATGTCTGATTCAGGGAATTCCCCTCAAACCacagaaaagaggaaacaaaatgaaactgaaacacTATCATTCATTCAGCCAGTCAGCAAAAATGGGATGTTTTTCCACTATTTTTTCAAGCAGAGCAAGAGTTTAGTGGGAATTCATTAGAATAGACCCTTGAGGTTagaggattttttaaaatttaatttcaacTACCTCATTATCTGAAAGATGCCTTTTGGTATATGTATTAATGTAAATACATGATTTCCCACTCAGATACATAGAATAATACCTATCTTATGACGCAATCACCATCTTTGTGTGTTTCCAGGTCTTATCTTGTGTTCACACCAGATGCAAATACAACAGTTTGCACAAGTGAGTTAAATGTAAAGTCAGTGTAAAGATGCCATGAGATGCCATTTTTTATTCCCATGGGACGACGTGATTGATGCGACCAATGCAAACAATGCGAAATGTGTGAATTGAGCTGCACTAATGAGGCAAGTAGTACGATTTTGCATCATATGTTCATTcgagagagaaaaaaaccctGCACTTTAGCAACTTATTCTTgtcacgatagccaatcagcatcgAGATTCTCCAGGCACATATGATGCTGTGGACATACCGGTGGAAGTTCATTTATTGATTCAGCAATTTCATGTGCTTATGAAGTGTGCTTTTCGCGTATgaaacaaatcaacacaaaatatccatccatccattttcaactgcttatctgaAGCTGGATCGCGGGGGCAgtaggctgagcaaagtattccagacgtccaTCTCCCTAGCAATGCCTTCCAGCtactcctgggggaccccgaggcatACCCAGGCCAGATGATATATAtgatccctccagcgtgttttGAGTCTACcgcggggcctcctaccagttggagtTTCCCAGACCACCAccgggaggtgcccaggaggcatcctgatcagataccagaaccacctcaactgcGGCTTTCAACACGAAAGAGCAGCGGCTCAAATCCacgctccctctggatgtccgagctccttaccctatctctaaggctgagcccagtcacCCCGTGGAGGAAACATATTTCGGTCGCTTGTACCTGCAACCTCAGTCTTTCAGCAGGGAAACAAAATATTCTCGCATTCAAACTCATGCAAGTAACGCAACATAAACATTCCCATcatgtttggtgtgaacacaacattagacagtcattcatgttttcatttaacaAATTGTTGTATGCAAGAATTTGGACATCAAAGCTGAAATTAATTGAACTGATTCCCTGAGAGACCTCTCAATTGTATGGATACAATATTACAAGACAAAGCCATTATATACACTTTAAagtttcagtgtgtaggatttaggaggatatgaTAGGAGAAATGGAATGTTATAATAatatttagtgtataatcacctgaaaataggaattgttgtgttttcatgacCTTAGAATGGACAGTTTATATTTACAAAGGGAACAAGTCCTTGTGTACAGAGACTGCCATGTTGCATTGCcatgttttacagtagcccagaatggacaaaccaaacactggcataTTTTTGCGTCGGCCACCTTAGTTACAAGCCCCTTCACAGCgagcagtgttggaaaaacacagattttccaACGCGAACGTGCTTGATTCTGTGTTttaaccagtttaaatcacagaatctgtttggtttggagaggaagagaccaaTGTGGATAATCTGGCTCCCATTAAAAACCTTATGATCTATGAACACTGGAGGAAATCTtatcaggagaagtttcagctggttgaaatctcCTAACCTCACTGCCAGATGCTACTAAATCtttctaaatcttacacactgctcctttaatgttTCTCTGAAACAAAGCCTCTGGAGGAGAAGTGTCTCTGATTCCTGAGAAGCAGGCATGTGAGAGGAAAAAGGAAGGGACAGAGAAAGTGAAAGTCAAACTGGAATGTGAAACCATTGCCTCATACTGCACAGCAGTTCTGTGGCTGTTGACCAGTGTATAAAAGACAGTTCTCCTGTGAGTTGTACATCATCAGGAGTCCAGACTGAAGAAAGACACAGTGTGAGCCATAACCTGTCTACAGCCAACAACTATGAATTCGGCTGTCATCGCTTTTCTCGCCAGCCTGCTTGTCCTCTGTGCACAAGGTACTGTCAACAGTTCAGTGTTCTGTGATTGTTTTGTACTTGTGATAGAGCTGACATCCCACTTTAGTACAACACTTGAACTATTTTCTACATGCTTTCTGTAACTGTATGATAATATGGAGTGTTTGGCTGTAATGCTGCATCTTGGATGCAGCTGAAGAGATGATCAGCAGCTAATAAGGTTGTGTCTTTTCTTCCCACAGGACAACGGGACCTTTCCAGTAAGTGCAAGTGTTACAGTTTTATTGGCAGGTTCAGTTCGAAGCTCATCAAGGGAGAACCAGTCATACACAGCCCAAGTAACTTCTGTCCACATACAGAGATTATGTGAGTAAATGAGCTGAATTAAGCCACATTTACCAACATGTCATTCTTCTGCATTTCTTCAGCTTCTCTCTAACAtgcctctctcttctctcctagTATTACAACAACAGCAGATatgaaaaaatgtgttaatcCAAAGTCACCACTCGGACAGCTCattctgaaaaacaaagaaaagtaagAACGGTGGACTGCACTAACTTCAGACAACATAACACAGTGTCCAATATAAAATACTGCTGTGAATGTGTCAGATCTCCATTGATTTTTACTAACAGTGTCATATGTTGTTTCAGGCAGGAGAAGAATGGAGCTGGGAGCATGACAAAGATGACAACGGCAACGGCTTCCAGTCAGACTCATACAACGAGACTCCATCAGACATCCAAGCTTTAAGACTCCACCACTGCACTGCAGATGATACACTGGAGCTGAAACACTGCTGTTATAATAGAAGGAGCTGATCATGATCACTGCCTCTGACATGTAAATAAGTGTATATAA harbors:
- the LOC144464298 gene encoding C-X-C motif chemokine 11-1-like yields the protein MNSAVIAFLASLLVLCAQGQQDLSSKCKCHSFIGRISSKLIKGEPVIHSPSNFCPHTEIIITTTADMKKCVNPKSPFGQLILKNKEKQEKNGAGSMTKMTTTTASSQTHTTRLHQTSKL
- the LOC144464299 gene encoding uncharacterized protein LOC144464299, encoding MNSAVIAFLASLLVLCAQGQRDLSSKCKCYSFIGRFSSKLIKGEPVIHSPSNFCPHTEIIITTTADMKKCVNPKSPLGQLILKNKEKQEKNGAGSMTKMTTATASSQTHTTRLHQTSKL